Proteins encoded in a region of the Rhizobium sp. CC-YZS058 genome:
- a CDS encoding mannitol dehydrogenase family protein, whose amino-acid sequence MEISEEASARRLCNDTLPMLPDTVGRPGYDRSRVTAGIVHLGLGAFHRAHQAAIVDKCLAAGEAEWGIIGASLRSPETRDALAPQDGLYTLAVVDGGGEQLSVVGSLLDVLVAPDSPQALVAHLTHSTIRIVTLTVTEKAYLRTASGALALDHPDLVHDRAAPENPRTIYGFLTEAIVRRRALGLAPFTILSCDNLPSNGATLKRLLVSFATARDAALGAYVESSIACPSSMVDRIVPATTDEDRARIADTLGVRDAWPVSTEPFLQWVIEDHFPAGRPAWERFGVEMVADVAPFEEMKLRLLNGAHSAIAYLGLLFGKTTVSEAFAEPLIRRFVLGLWAEAIPSLPMGAGLDPQSYTASLKRRFDNPALKHRTAQIANDGSQKLPQRILSVAAERLEAGGSAQHLMLVPAAWLAAARARGAAPAAGTFTDPLDAQLAEIFAQTRDARATVDAAFAAAGLATGLAVRERLVDLAAAHLDRLWQHGAEATVKEMLA is encoded by the coding sequence ATGGAGATTTCGGAGGAGGCGTCCGCACGGCGCCTATGCAATGACACGCTGCCGATGCTTCCGGACACGGTTGGCCGGCCGGGCTATGATCGCAGCCGCGTCACCGCAGGTATCGTGCATCTTGGTCTTGGCGCCTTTCATCGCGCCCATCAGGCGGCGATCGTCGACAAGTGCCTGGCTGCCGGCGAGGCGGAGTGGGGCATCATCGGCGCTTCGCTGCGCAGCCCCGAGACGCGCGACGCGCTGGCCCCGCAGGATGGGCTCTATACGCTTGCGGTGGTCGATGGCGGCGGCGAACAGCTCTCCGTCGTCGGGTCTCTGCTCGATGTCCTGGTCGCCCCCGATTCGCCGCAGGCCCTGGTCGCGCATCTCACCCATTCCACGATCCGCATCGTCACGCTGACCGTCACCGAGAAGGCCTATCTGCGCACCGCGTCGGGCGCGCTCGCTCTGGATCATCCCGATCTCGTCCATGACCGCGCAGCGCCGGAGAACCCGCGGACGATCTACGGCTTTCTGACCGAGGCGATCGTTCGCCGGCGCGCGCTGGGCCTTGCGCCCTTCACCATCCTCTCCTGCGACAATCTTCCATCAAACGGTGCGACGCTCAAACGCCTGCTTGTCTCCTTCGCCACCGCGCGTGATGCGGCGCTCGGCGCCTATGTGGAGAGCAGCATCGCCTGTCCGTCCAGCATGGTCGATCGCATCGTTCCCGCCACGACAGACGAGGATCGCGCCCGGATTGCCGATACCTTGGGCGTTCGCGATGCCTGGCCGGTTTCGACCGAGCCCTTTCTGCAATGGGTGATCGAGGATCACTTTCCGGCGGGACGGCCCGCCTGGGAGCGGTTCGGGGTGGAGATGGTTGCCGACGTCGCGCCCTTCGAGGAGATGAAGCTGCGGCTGCTGAACGGCGCGCATTCGGCAATCGCCTATCTCGGTCTGCTGTTCGGCAAGACCACCGTGTCCGAAGCTTTCGCCGAGCCGCTGATCCGCCGTTTCGTGCTCGGCCTCTGGGCCGAGGCGATCCCCTCCCTGCCGATGGGCGCCGGCCTCGACCCCCAGAGCTACACGGCCAGCCTCAAGCGCCGCTTCGACAATCCGGCGCTGAAACATCGCACCGCGCAAATCGCCAATGACGGCAGCCAGAAGCTGCCGCAGCGGATTTTGAGCGTGGCTGCCGAGCGGCTCGAGGCCGGCGGGTCCGCCCAGCATCTGATGCTCGTGCCGGCCGCCTGGCTCGCTGCCGCCAGGGCGCGCGGCGCGGCGCCGGCCGCCGGCACCTTCACCGATCCGCTCGACGCGCAATTGGCGGAGATCTTCGCGCAGACGCGCGACGCGCGCGCCACGGTGGATGCCGCCTTTGCGGCAGCGGGCCTTGCCACCGGCCTCGCAGTGCGGGAGCGCCTCGTCGATCTTGCCGCCGCCCATTTGGATCGTCTCTGGCAGCATGGCGCCGAGGCCACAGTGAAGGAGATGCTCGCATGA
- the kduD gene encoding 2-dehydro-3-deoxy-D-gluconate 5-dehydrogenase KduD, translated as MTGANTGIGQGIALAIARAGGTVIGIGRSSMEETAGLVEGQGGTFVAVKGDIADSKASVALLEEMMAEAPLDGLVNNAGIIRRADAVDFTEEDWDQVMDVNLRSLFFLCQAYGRSCMARGRAGRIVNIASLLSFQGGIRVSSYTASKHGVLGITRLLANEWAAKGINVNVIAPGYIETNNTEALRNDPDRSRAILDRIPAGRWGEARDIGDAAVFLLSEASRYMHGAVLPVDGGWLAR; from the coding sequence GTGACTGGCGCCAACACCGGGATCGGGCAGGGGATCGCCCTCGCCATCGCCCGCGCCGGCGGCACGGTGATCGGCATCGGACGCTCTTCCATGGAGGAGACCGCCGGCCTTGTGGAGGGGCAGGGGGGTACCTTCGTCGCGGTCAAGGGTGATATTGCCGACAGCAAAGCCTCGGTCGCGCTGCTCGAAGAGATGATGGCGGAGGCCCCGCTCGATGGGTTGGTCAACAATGCCGGCATCATCCGACGTGCCGATGCGGTAGACTTCACGGAGGAGGACTGGGACCAGGTGATGGATGTCAACCTGCGCAGCCTGTTCTTCCTCTGCCAGGCCTATGGCCGCTCCTGCATGGCCAGGGGCCGGGCGGGCCGCATCGTCAACATTGCCTCGCTTCTCTCCTTCCAAGGAGGTATCCGCGTGTCGTCCTATACGGCCTCGAAACATGGCGTGCTCGGCATCACGCGCCTGCTGGCCAATGAGTGGGCGGCCAAGGGCATCAATGTCAATGTGATCGCGCCGGGCTATATCGAGACCAACAATACGGAAGCGCTGCGCAATGATCCCGACCGCAGCAGGGCCATTCTCGACCGGATTCCGGCCGGTCGCTGGGGCGAAGCGCGGGATATCGGCGATGCTGCGGTCTTTCTCCTGTCCGAGGCATCGCGGTACATGCATGGCGCCGTCCTGCCGGTGGATGGCGGATGGCTGGCGAGGTAA
- a CDS encoding cupin domain-containing protein, with protein MVQSTDIFMRASEGTWQQTPDGNRRRIVCYTEELMMVEFAFEEGGEGWIHHHPHVQSSYVAEGTFDVTIDGRTERLTAGDSFIVPSGLKHGVKALEKGRLVDCFTPHRADFL; from the coding sequence ATGGTTCAGAGCACCGACATTTTCATGCGCGCCTCGGAAGGCACGTGGCAGCAGACGCCCGACGGCAATCGCCGGCGGATCGTCTGCTATACCGAGGAACTGATGATGGTCGAGTTCGCCTTCGAGGAAGGCGGTGAGGGCTGGATCCATCATCACCCGCATGTGCAATCGAGCTATGTCGCGGAGGGAACCTTCGATGTCACCATCGACGGCCGGACCGAACGGCTGACCGCCGGCGACAGCTTCATCGTGCCCTCCGGACTGAAGCACGGGGTCAAGGCGTTGGAAAAGGGGCGGCTGGTGGATTGCTTCACCCCGCACCGTGCCGACTTCCTTTAG